The following are from one region of the Chanos chanos chromosome 10, fChaCha1.1, whole genome shotgun sequence genome:
- the mbip gene encoding MAP3K12-binding inhibitory protein 1, with protein sequence MAATGETNGDCGPENKNEPGTEKNSAVRRDTTSLRDCFCALLNSLTDFGSELKVGADVLNISVNVSSADVSTLQPSHVYTCLQKHISRLQTLSVNVKQLVEAESQSMLAVAVTSTDQRKEMSVTSSEEGMVTGSERVPPTAHQSTAEEESHKTQPQVDDNIVQIKAGKSEIDRRISAFIERKQLEINENNVREFCNVIDCNQENSCARTDAVFTPYPGFKSHVKVTRVVNTYGPQTRGGRPETGEQQQQVTLNRDCGNPAIEERLHNIEAHLKLPAAGPVPQSVYQRLKKLEDRILELEGLSPEYFQSTNYLHKRPKPSVSQSYSLSELDGKISAVKNALLNRVSELRSTEAGDFPY encoded by the exons ATGGCGGCGACGGGAGAGACGAATGGAGATTGTGgtcctgaaaataaaaatgagccAGGCACTGAAAAGAATTCCGCCGTTAGACGAGATACAACTTCATTAAGGGACTGTTTTTGTGCTTTGCTTAATTCGCTAACAGATTTTGGCTCCGAG TTAAAAGTAGGTGCAGATGTGTTGAACATCTCTGTCAATGTCAGCTCTGCTGACGTTTCAACGTTGCAGCCGTCACACGTGTACACTTGTCTGCAGAAGCACATCTCTAGACTACAG ACACTGTCTGTAAATGTCAAACAACTTGTGGAAGCTGAGAGTCAGTCTATGCTTGCAGTTGCTGTGACCTCTACAGatcagaggaaagaaatgagTGTGACATCATCTGAGGAAGGGATGGTTACAGGCTCAGAACGTGTCCCACCTACTGCACATCAAAGCACAGCTGAGGAGGAAAGCCATAAGACACAGCCTCAGGTCGATGACAACATTGTTCAGATCAAGGCTGGCAAGTCTGAG aTTGATAGAAGGATATCTGCATTTATAGAGCGCAAACAGCTggaaatcaatgaaaacaatgtgcGGGAGTTCTGCAACGTGATCGACTGTAATCAGG aAAACAGCTGTGCCAGGACTGATGCTGTCTTTACACCTTATCCTGGTTTCAAAAGTCATGTCAAAG TGACGCGGGTGGTGAATACGTATGGACCACAGACCAGAGGGGGCCGGCCTGAGACAGgagaacagcagcagcaggtcaCACTCAACAGAGACTGCGGAAACCCCGCCATTGAAGAACGCCTCCACAACATAGAAGCCCATCTGAAGCTCCCTGCTG CGGGCCCGGTTCCTCAGAGTGTGTACCAGCGGCTGAAGAAGCTGGAAGATCGTATTCTTGAGCTGGAAGGTCTTTCTCCAGAGTATTTCCAGTCCACT aattACCTGCACAAAAGACCCAAACCTTCTGTTTCTCAG tcttaCAGCCTGTCTGAGTTGGATGGGAAGATCAGTGCTGTCAAAAATGCATTGCtgaacagagtgagtgagttacgATCCACAGAAGCAGGGGATTTTCCCTAttga
- the nkx2.1 gene encoding homeobox protein Nkx-2.1 has product MSMSPKHTTPFSVSDILSPLEESYKKVSMEGNNLGAPLASYRQPQVSQATMQQHHMGHNGTVPAAYHMTAAGVSQLSHTAMGGYCNGNLGNMSDLPPYQDSMRGSTTATSWYGANPDPRFSTISRFMGSSSGMNMGSMGSLSSLADVGKGMGPLTSTPRRKRRVLFSQAQVYELERRFKQQKYLSAPEREHLASMIHLTPTQVKIWFQNHRYKMKRQAKDKVSQQQMQQESGSCQQQQSPRRVAVPVLVKDGKPCQGSGHTPTSAVQSHHQQGGNIMIMSNNSTSMGQHQSQQVGSAGQSPDLAQHSASPPSLQTQVPGLSHLNSSGSEYGAALPCSALLYGRTW; this is encoded by the exons ATGTCGATGAGCCCTAAGCATACGACTCCTTTTTCTGTATCCGATATCTTGAGTCCTCTTGAGGAGAGCTACAAAAAAGTAAGTATGGAGGGTAATAACTTGGGCGCTCCTCTGGCATCGTACCGACAGCCGCAGGTCTCTCAGGCGACAATGCAGCAGCACCACATGGGCCACAATGGGACCGTACCGGCTGCTTACCACATGACTGCAGCTGGAGTTTCCCAACTGTCACATACTGCAATGGGGGGCTACTGTAACGGAAATTTGGGAAACATGAGCGATCTTCCGCCCTATCAGGACAGCATGAGAGGCAGCACAACAGCCACCAGCTGGTACGGAGCAAACCCAGATCCACGTTTCTCAACAA tatcTCGCTTCATGGGCTCCTCCTCCGGCATGAACATGGGCAGCATGGGCAGCCTCAGCTCCCTTGCGGATGTAGGCAAAGGTATGGGCCCGCTTACAAGCACACCGAGAAGGAAGAGGCGCGTTCTCTTTTCTCAAGCTCAGGTTTATGAGCTCGAACGACGATTCAAACAACAAAAGTATCTCTCTGCGCCGGAGAGGGAGCACCTGGCTAGCATGATTCATCTAACTCCGACCCAAGTCAAAATATGGTTTCAAAACCATCGTTATAAAATGAAGAGACAAGCCAAGGACAAGGTGTCCCAGCAGCAGATGCAACAGGAGAGCGGATCCTGTCAGCAGCAACAGTCACCACGGCGGGTGGCCGTACCTGTGTTGGTAAAGGACGGAAAGCCGTGCCAAGGCAGCGGCCACACTCCCACCAGTGCAGTACAAAGCCACCATCAGCAAGGCGGTAACATTATGATCATGTCCAATAACAGTACTTCTATGGGCCAGCATCAAAGTCAGCAGGTAGGCAGTGCAGGCCAGTCTCCCGACTTGGCCCAGCACTCTGCAAGCCCCCCCTCTCTTCAGACGCAGGTGCCTGGCCTATCTCATCTGAACTCCTCTGGTTCCGAATACGGGGCGGCCTTGCCTTGTTCTGCTCTACTTTATGGTCGGACGTGGTGA